A region of the Corynebacterium falsenii genome:
GCCGGCCTCGATTTCGCCTCGGCGCTGAAAAGCCCGGGCCGCATCGCCGCCACGTTCCTCCCACGCCCGTGGCGGGGCACCAATACTTTCCAGGAGGCTCCTTGGGCATGGCGACGCCTACCCGTCCCCGTCATCGCCGCGGTGGAGGGATATTGCTTCGGCGGTGGCGTGCAGATCGCCCTGGCGGCCGACTATCGCTTCACCACGCCCGACGCGCAATGGTCCGTCCTCGAGGCAAAATGGGGCCTCATCCCCGACATGTCCGGCATCATGACCATGAAGCAGGTGCTGCCCATCGACGTGATGAAGCGCCTGACCATGAGCGGTGAGATCCTCAGTGGTGAAAAGGCCGTGGAGTACGGGCTGGCCTCCGAGGTCGTGGACGACCCCCTGGCCGCAGCCGAGGAGCTGGCTCGCCAGATCATCACGCGGTCACCGGACTCGGTGGCGTATGCGAAGCGCGTCATCGACGAAACGTGGGAGTCAGGCCCGCGCATGACCTTCGTCAAGGAGCGCCTGCGCCAGTCCCGGCTACTGGCGACGAAAAACACGCGAATCGCGCAGAAGGCCGCGGCGAAGAAGATCCCTGCGGAGAAAATCGCGGCGAAGTTCCGCCGCCGCGAGGTGCGCTAGCGCCAGGTCACGGGCTCCCGGCTCAGCTTGGCCAGGTCAAACGTGTCCCTCATGTGGGCAAGTATGGCGGCGGGCGGCGTGGTGGCGTCGGAGGAAAAAGACTGATCAACGGCCTTGCCGAGCGATGCGCGGATCCACTGCATCCCCTCGCGCGCGCCGCCGGGTAGTTCGCGGAGGGTCACGGCGCCGTCGCGCTTGGCGAGTCGGCGCCCCTCCGGCCCGAGCACCAGCGGCACGTGCGCGTACTCCACGTCCGGCAAGCCCAGCAGATGCGCGAGATACGCCTGACGCGGCGCGGACGTCAACAGGTCATCACCGCGCACCACCTGCCCCACGCCAGCGAGTGCGTCGTCAACCACGACGCACAGGTTGTAGGCAAAATCGTCAGCGTGACCGCCGGCGCCGTCATCGACCGCATCATCATCAGCGCGCTCGATGTTGCCGCCGCGGCGCAGCACCATGTCATCCACCTCGCCGCGAAACTCACCGCTATTCCGGCCGGGGTCGTGCGCCACTGCTACGCGCTCGCGCACGGCCCACTCCCCTTCGATATTCTCCGACGCCGTCAGCCTCAACGACCACATCCGCCCCTGGGCCAACAAGTCGGCGCGGCGCTGATCGCGCTCGGCGTCGGTGAGGTTCCGGCAGGTCCCCGGGTAGCGACCGGGCAGGCCGTGGGGAGCGCGTTGGGCGTCGGCGATGTCTTTGCGGGAGCAGTAGCACTCGTAGACCATGCCGGCATCCTGCAGCTGCTTGAGCGCTGCGCGGTAGTGGGGCATGTTCTCCTGCTGGCGGGCGATCGGGCCGTCGTGGGTGATGCCCAGGTCGGCGAGGTCTTCGAGCTGCCTGCTCGCCGCTTCGGCGGTGGAGCGCTGCGCGTCGATATCGTCGATGCGCAGGCGGAACGGGCGGTTCTCCGTGGTGGCGATGAGCCACGCGAGCACGGCAGTGCGCAGGTTCCCCAGGTGCAGGTCGCCCGAGGGACTGGGGGCATAGCGGCCTGCGGGGCGTCCGAGCGGAGCTGGGTTCTGAAGCTCAGGGCCTTGGGACCCTGGGTTCTGGGGAGTTGGGCTCGCTGGTGCATCGTTCACACCCACGCACGATACCCGCCGACCACCAGCTCCCACTGTCGGAACTCCCCCGCCTGCCGCTGCGCGTGCGGATGTCCCTGCCAGCGCGCCTGAGCCCCTGCCCCACCATGAGCCGCCGCGATGTCCCACACGGTCTGCGGATCGTCGTAGATATCCCCATACACCCGCAGCACCCGAAACCCCTGGTTGAGGAGCATTTTCTCCCGGTCACGCTCGCTGTTGAGAGCATCGAAGGTGTAGGCAGGATCGTGCGCTTCCGGCTCCAACATCGCCGCCGCGTTCTCCCCTCCATCCGCGCCGCGGTATTTCCCGCGGCCGTCGTATTCGACGATGAGGCTGGAGGCGTCGTCGAATAAAAAATCCGGACGAGCGATGAACCCGCCAGCCTTGGAATACACCTGGGCCTGCTGCAACGGCGGCGGCAACCCGGCGCGCCACAGTTTCACCTTGAGGCCAGACTCGCGGGGGCTTTCCGAATGGCGGTTGGACAGGCGCAGGGCCTGGCGGAAGCGGGCGATGCCCTTGCAGCCCGCGAGTGTGACGTCGGCGGCGCGGTGGAGTGAGTCCGTAGTCATTGTGCCGGTGCGTAGGGCGGCCTCGATGGCCACGACGGCGTCTTCGACACTGTGCCACGCCGCCAACGTGAACGCGGCGAACACGGGATGGGCCACGGCGAACTCGAGGCCGTGCTCACTGTGGCGCGTGGCGGTGGACAGCGCGACGGCGGGCACGCTGCGCTCCCGCAACAGTGAACCGACGCGGACCCGGCCGGTTGAGCGGTGCCGCGCGGTAGTACGTCTTCCCAGTTCAACGGGCACATCGCGAAATCCGGTTTCGGTGGGCAGGTTGAGCGCTGCGGCCGCTGCCTTGCGGCACAGCACAGCCTTCGGATTGCTCGCGCCGACGGCCAGGGCGCGCAGCCGGAATCGCTCGCTCGGCCACAAGCCGCTCCAGTGCTGCCGATCCGTGTAGATGCCATGCGCGAGTTTCACTACTTTGCCCTGGTGAAACGCCTTTCGGAGCCGGCTCTGCTCGGCGCTCCCCATCCGCGACGTCACCAGAAAAGGTCCCCACCCCTTAGTCATGATCGGTATTGTGCGATGCCCGCGGTTGTTCGGCTACCGCAGGCACTTCACGTTCCCTGTCGCGTGCCAGTCCATCGCTCACATTCACCCGTTCACCCCGGTTGCAGTGTCCCAGTCCGTCTCACTTACGCCCATTCGGCCCTAGACAACCCGGCTCACGGGGCTTCACTTGTGACAATGTTGTGTTTTGTCGAATTCGGCTCTGCAAAAGCCCAGGTCGCATTTTTAGAAAATGCTCAAAACACAACATTGTCACATCTGCAGCCTTTTTGGGCTCGACGCTACCACGGTTCACCCACCCCAGCGCGACCGAGGCATGCCAGTATCCGCGCCGGGAAAAGGGGAATCGAAGCAGCTGGCGGTTAGACTGTGTGACCATGACTGACAACGCTCGCCCCCAGGCCTCTGCCGATCTCTCCTTCGAGGTGCACACGCGGCTGCGCGACTGCCCGGACATCGATACCGTGCGCGAGCAGCAGATCCAAGCGCAGCAGGGCGCAGCGCAGCAGCAGCGCACCACAGAACAACACCCCGCCGCCACCAGGCAGTTCCTCGGCCGCACCGGCACCATCCACACGCCCCACGGCGACATCCACACCCCCGCGTTCATCCCCGTCGCCACCAAGGCCACCGTGAAAACGCTCACACCGGAGCAGGTGCGCTCCACCGGCGCCCAAGCGATCCTCTCCAACGCCTACCACCTCTACCTGCAGCCCGGCCCGGACATTGTGGACGAGGCAGGCGGCGTGGCAGCGTTCGAGAACTGGCGCGGCCCTACCTATACCGATTCGGGCGGTTTCCAGGTGATGAGTTTGGGCGTCGGATATAAAAAGGTGCTCGCGATGGACACGAAAGGTCTCAGCGAGAAAGACATCATCGCCCAGCAGAAAAAGCGCATGGCCGTGGTGGACGAGGACGGCGTGGATTTCCGCAGCGTCATCGATGGCAGCAAGCACCGCTTCACCCCGGAAGTGAGCATGCAGATCCAGCACGAGCTCGGCGCGGATATCATGTTCGCGTTCGACGAGCTCACCACCTTGGTCAA
Encoded here:
- a CDS encoding crotonase/enoyl-CoA hydratase family protein, with amino-acid sequence MTDQTSPDPTVSEHAATDQLVTVRHSETTPGLVHVQLHRPGKLNSLTLDTLNQLVATAHKLRRDRSVRAVILSGFEHNFSAGLDFASALKSPGRIAATFLPRPWRGTNTFQEAPWAWRRLPVPVIAAVEGYCFGGGVQIALAADYRFTTPDAQWSVLEAKWGLIPDMSGIMTMKQVLPIDVMKRLTMSGEILSGEKAVEYGLASEVVDDPLAAAEELARQIITRSPDSVAYAKRVIDETWESGPRMTFVKERLRQSRLLATKNTRIAQKAAAKKIPAEKIAAKFRRREVR
- the gluQRS gene encoding tRNA glutamyl-Q(34) synthetase GluQRS, whose translation is MNDAPASPTPQNPGSQGPELQNPAPLGRPAGRYAPSPSGDLHLGNLRTAVLAWLIATTENRPFRLRIDDIDAQRSTAEAASRQLEDLADLGITHDGPIARQQENMPHYRAALKQLQDAGMVYECYCSRKDIADAQRAPHGLPGRYPGTCRNLTDAERDQRRADLLAQGRMWSLRLTASENIEGEWAVRERVAVAHDPGRNSGEFRGEVDDMVLRRGGNIERADDDAVDDGAGGHADDFAYNLCVVVDDALAGVGQVVRGDDLLTSAPRQAYLAHLLGLPDVEYAHVPLVLGPEGRRLAKRDGAVTLRELPGGAREGMQWIRASLGKAVDQSFSSDATTPPAAILAHMRDTFDLAKLSREPVTWR